DNA from Lagenorhynchus albirostris chromosome 15, mLagAlb1.1, whole genome shotgun sequence:
CTCTCTAACAAGGACAAAACCCCACTTTAGTTTAATGTCAATTTTCTTCAGCCCCAGATAAATAACATGGGCTTGTTCATGGCACCCTGACTATAACAATTCCCAGGAAAGGACAGGCTATATCATGGAACATGCAGGAACTTCTCAGGGACTAAGACAAGATCAAAGAGAAAAACCCATAGGAGCCTGAGACAAATACAGAAGCAGAATCTACAACCTGGCCCAGCAGAGTGGCTGCCCATCATATACTGAGTCCTTACCAGGGCACTTGGTCAATCAAGTTCAGGTCTTTCTGCAAGTTGAAGTCAATGGTAAGAGAGGGTCTGGTCCAAGGGAGCAGGGTAGAAATGATAAGCCAGGAGGGGAAAACTATCTAAAGATGACTAATACTAGCCAAAGACAGCTAGCACTGAGGCAGGCCTGGGCATGGAAACTCAATGGTTCTTTCTCCCCCCAGTATGTTGGGGCTAGGGGGCGATCCATGACTCAAAAGAAAAGCATCCTCTGATGAGAGGGTCCCTGCATCACTCTCTCTCCCAAGAGAGTTTCAAAAGGGAGAGAAGACAGCAGAGGCAGGGAGCAGACCCCACCACATTCCACCGCTAGCTCCCCTGAGCATCTTGTCAGCTCACACCACTTGTGCTGCAGGATCGTCCAGGAGCCCCATTGAGGGACTCTAATTTCCACAAAGGggcaatgaagaaataaatctcAGTGCTTGCTCCAGGACTCTATCCAGCCACAAGTAATAGAAGTCGTAACAACTCTCACAGCCCTTTGTGTATTTTAAGCACGGTATGTCTTCGTTCCAGTATACTCAAATCTATAATGTGAATTCAATTTAACTCTCACCGAATGCAAAATACATGGCATAGGGTGCAGCATAAAATCCTCACAGGCCTTACAGGCTAGGGCCCCGTGGAAGGCCGAGCCAGGGAATCAAAGGTACAGCTGCTGAGAACAATTTGGGTAGCAGGGAATTCTGAGAGCCAGAAACACCAGAGAAATCTAGTCTACCTTCTGAACTTCTAGCTGCAAAAACAAGGAAACAGCTTATCCAGCTTCCCTGATGAAGAAGCCAGACCCAACCGAAGGGATCAAATCCTGTCCCTTCGTAACCTGCAGTTGAGAAGCATCCAGAGATGATCCAGAAGCAGGTGACTGGAACCACCAGGACCATTCTGTCAAAGAATTAATTTCAACGTTCAACATCAAAGGCCTGAAAAGACCAAACTAGAGTCAAGGTTCTAGACACCCTCTCACTATTCCTTTAGCAACCAcagaaatcacttttaaaaataactgaaaggatttccctggcagtccagtggttaagactccgcgcttccaatgcagggggcatgggttcgatccctggtgggggaactaagatcccacattccgcacgGCCAAAAAgtaatccaaaaaaaattttttttaataagtaaaaataattgaaagtttCAATAAAGTACTAACACCACCTAGTCACCAGCAAAACGAAATCATCCAtctgcccccaccctccccacccctgctttaACTGCTATTTGTTGCCTTTCCTTAAACTGTCAGTCACTCCCAAAGTGGAGTGAGTACAAGAAGGGGACAAAAGGGCAAGAGTAGACTATCCCCAGTAGTGGAAGCTGCCTTGGATCTTCAGCCCAAGGTCCATGAGCCAGGGAAGAGGCCTTCTagtcacaagagaaggaaagggaagtcaAAACAGCTTCACGAGGCACGGTGGCTTGGAGCCCATTTGTACACACACGTTACACTAGTGCCTCCCTCACAAACCCACTGAACACTTCTCTGGCCTACAAATCAACAAGGGCACCAGAACCCAGCCGGATTGGTCCCACCCACAAGGCCAAAGCAGCAGCCCTCCTTGACATCACTCAATAACTATGAATCCACAAGAAACAACACGCATAGACTAAGTCATCAGCTTTCACTTGGCACTCTTCTAACTGCTTATTTATAAGGTTATTAAAAATCTGTGGCCAGTAATCAGCGTCACTCTTAGAACACTCTCTTATAGTTAAGTAACAGCTGTAACCTAAGAAGCCCAAGGAGAATGCTTTGGGCCTGCACTGGCCAATAAGGCAGCTATGAGCCACATGTGGTGttttgagcccttgaaatgtggccagtgcaaTTGAGACAGGCTGTAAAGATCAAACACACACTGGATTACAAAGACCTAGTACAATGTTCAAATGTAAAACATCTCACTGATAATTATTTGTAATGATCGCATGTCAGAATgctaatattttagatatattgggtAATGTGTTATTTGAATTAATCTAACCTGTTTCTTGTTACTCTTTTCAAtgtggctaccagaaaacttGAAGTTCTATATGTGCCTCACATTTCTGGTTTACATTCTATTTCTACTGAACATCAGTGCTTTGGACTAAAATCAACTAAAAGAACATTTCTCCAGGATGACTTAACAGTGTGGAATCATTGCAGATCTCCCAAAGTTTATGAACACCACAAGGTAATTTATATAGAATACACTGTTCTCCTCTTAGCCCACCAAGCCCATGTGGCTCTACTTTCCCCACATCAGTCGTGTCCCCCAGACCTCCACACCTTTATCAAGAAGGGTCACCACTTCAAATACTTTCAGGGTTAGAGACATCATGTAAATGAGCCATGGGAGTCAGTAACAGGGTGTGCTCAGGACTTTGGCAACCTGGAAAGAATCTAAAATCCttcatattaaaaagaataataataaaaatcaaaaccctGTTCAGGCCAAACAAATCAGTTCTGAGGCAGGGCTGGACCAGCTGGCTGTGAGCTGGGTCCAAACCTCAACTCAGGCtatttaacctctccaagccGCACTGTCCTCTGTAACACTTCACACAGCTgctacaaaaatgaaagaaaatgcttAAAAGAGCACTGGCGCTCACACTCTAAAAACGGTAGTTTTGTTTGTGCTATTAACAGTTGTGTGTTTCACCAAAAAAAATCTAACTCCtatgaacttttaaaacatacttcagggcttccctggtggcgcagtgattgagagtctgcctgccgatgcaggggacacgggttcatgccctggtctgggaagatcccacatgctgcggaggggctgggcccgtgagccatggccgctgagccggcgcgtccggagcctgtgctccgcaatgggagaggccacagcagttagaggcccgcgtacggcaaaaaaaaaaaaaaaaaaacaacatacttCAGAACCTATGTCACTCTATCAAGCCCATAGACAAGAACCGTAACAACCACAACTGTCTTTCATCCACTGCCATTTACCCCATTTATCCCAAACACCCTTCCAGGTACTTGGCAAAACATCACCTCATGAAATCCGCTCAAATACCGTGACCAAAGTATTAGCCCCATTGCATACGAGGCAGTGAATTCGGAGAGGTTAACTGACTTGCCCCAAGTAGaagttaagtggcagagccaggatgcgCCCCAAATCTACGCAACCCAAAGTCAGTGCTCCCTCACACCGGACACCAGTTGAACAGCAGTCCCATGGAACCCACTGCATCTTCTCCTGGAGAGCACAAGGCCAACCCAGTGCTGGCTGCCAGGCCTCGGCAATGACACCTCTTTACCCTATTTCTCACTGAGACTGCTTCCTGTGTACACCTGTGCCTGGACACCAACAGTTACAGGGAAGGCTCCTTATTCTCCAGGACTTATGCACTCACAGTGACAGTGCCCACAGGGTGCTTGAGGCTGCCACAACAATGGGGATGGTGACCCTGTCACTTCCACGCTCCCAAGGCACCTGTGACCATGAGGCACACACAaatcaaagaatgaaaaagaccAAATGTGATCTTTGAGCAGGCTTTTGTGTCCTGATTTCCCATAAGTATGATCTGGGTCACAAGAGCTTCTGGATTAAAGTGAGGCCATTTCCTCCAGGCTTTAGGACTTGGCtttaaaaggaaagtaaaagggTTCAATCCCGAAGTCACAGGAATCACAGAGCATCCTTGATTTTAAATCTGGAATTAATCAAGAGAATcatccaaaagcaaacaaacaaataaaactgtaagaaTTAGTGAGAAAATGTCTAAAAGTCTAAAATTTGTTCTGATCTACAGAGACCTCTCCCAAGTACCTTCAGGATATTTAATCCTGAAGACGTTTCAAATCATCGACCTATTAAGAACAGAAAAGCAATAGGCTTTGCATACCAGTTCCACTCTCAACTTGATACTCTAGTGGCCCAGGATTTCAGCAGAGAGACTgcggaatctttttttaaattatcatttagaAGGGAAATCTATCTTTTGTCAGAGCCAAAATTCAGGAGACATTCTCCGAATCCCACAGAACCCTGACAGCGTTCCAAAGACTTTCAAAAGGGTTCCATCGTATGGGCAGGTTTCCAAACAGACATGGGTTTCTAACAGAAATAGATGTAACAGCACTCAAAAATGCCGGGTCCCTCTCTCTTCCATCGTCACCTCCAGGCTCGCAGTGCCCACCAGCTCCAAAGTGCTCACACGTGTCATGAAGACTGCTTTGGTATGCACACAAGGCAGGTCTTCCCACAAGAACACAGACAAGCCTCCCTGGTCAGGGCAGCAAGCACCTTTCCCCCAAGGTGGCTCCTGTCTTGGACACAAGAGGTGCCTACCTGCTGCATCAATTCGGCTGCTTCATCATCCCCGTTCCCCACACCAGGATTCTTCCGCACCACGCCCGGGCCAGCCTTAGGGGTTGCAGTAGTTCTGTGTGTTGCAATGGGCCTCTGTGGAGCTGAGAGGagcagagttgttttttttttttttttaagaggagaaaTTTCAAGACAAAAAAGAACCCACCAGACAACAAAAGGAGGCTGTGACCAACTGCCCCCCACAGCTATGCAGTGAGGAGACCCAACAGAGAGAGCCCAGCATGCAAGACTGCACCCCATGTTTGCCCAAAGTGGTTTTTCATCCTGGCAGCACATTTAAGTACCAATTTTAGCCACGATCTTTCGTGCTGGGAATAAGTCCTTTGGCGTGGCCTTTTTTCCGCTGGGGTGGACAGGACTATCATCTGAAAGAGGCAAAGTCATCCTGGTACATACAGATGATCTACCTTAACCCAGCTCCAACCACATCCACAGACAGGGCAGCTTTATGGAGCAAAGGAAAACTTCAGGCCAGGAGCTCACAATCCCAGCTGTTGTGGGGTGCCCACAATTCCCCATCTGGAAAGTAAGGTGCCTCCTAACTCAGAACCTCAGGCTCCTTGGATTGGGAAGATGAGAGGGTAGAGCCTGCTTTGACCACTAATGACTTCAAAACCCCGTCCTGCTTCCCTTTTAAAAGGTGTTTAGAAGGGTTAGGAGAGAAAAGCAGCACACTGACCAGTACTTAAAGATTTCTCTCAGTATGAATGGCCAAAACAGACAAAGACGAGGAAAAAGCGACAAGGAGCCAATCTATCTACaagttaaaataattaagaataatcAAGAATGGGCTACCTCAAGGTAAATTTATCATTCatgattttattcattcagcaagtattttgtAAAGCTTGTACATTATGCCAGGCttaaaaatatctcattttcCTGACATCCCAAACTGTTCAATAACCATCAGGCCTTTCACCCACAGTAACAGGCATTTCCGCTGGAGGATCTCTAGCATATGTTTAACCTGAAGACTAAATACTTAATGCAAGTCTCCACATGCCTGTTAGCAGCATCTGAAACATGAAATGCACAGGGTTATCTATGCAGTTCCCCATTCTAAGAAGCTAAAGAATAAAAGTACTCAATATTTGGAGAAATCTGAACCCTCATATACTCTGctgatgggaaaataaaatgattcagtcactttggaaaaccgtCAGGTAGTTCTGTCaaaggttaaacacagagttaccatatgacccaacaattctgcTCCAAGAGTATATATTCTtggagacaaccctcagaatgggagaaaatatttgcaaatgaagcaactgacaaaggattaatctccaaaatttacaagcagctcatgcagctcagtatcaaaaaaacaaacaacccaatccaaaaatgggcagaagacctaaatagacatttctccaaagaagagctacagattgacaacaaacaaatgaaagaatgctcaacatcattagagaaatgcaaatcaaaactacaatgaggtatcacctcacatcagtcagaatggccatcatcagaatatctacaaacaataaatgctggagagggcgtggagaaaaggcaatcttgcactgttgctgcgagtgtaaaatgatacagccactatggagaacagtatggatgttccttaaaaaactaaaaacagaactaccatatgacccagcaatcccactactgggcatatacgctgagaaaaccataatttaaaaagagtcatggggcttccctggtggcacagtggttgagagtccgcctgccaatgcatgggacacaggtttgtgccccggaccaggaagatcccacatgccatggagcggctaggcccgtgagccatggccgctgagcctgcacgtccggagcctgtgctccacaacgggagagtccacaacagcgagaggcccacgtaccgcaaaaaaaaaaaaaaaaaaagagtcatgtaccacaatgttcactgcagctctatttacaatagccaggacatggaagcaacctaagtgtccactgacagatgaatggataaagaagatgtggcacaaatatacagtggaatattactcagccataaaaagaaacgatattgagttatttgtagtgaggtggatggacttaagagtctgtcctacagagtgaaataagtcagaaagagaaaaacaaatactgtatgctaacacatatatatggaatctaaagaaaaaaaaaatggttctgaagaacctaggggcaggacaggaaaaaacacacagacgtagagaatggacttgaagacagggggagggggaacgataagctgggatgaagtgggacagtggcatggacttatacctactaccaaatgtgaaatagatagctagtgggatgcaaccgcatagcacagggagatcagctcggtgctttgtgaccacctagaggggtgggataggaagggtgggagggagacacaaaagggaggagatatggggatatatctatatttatagctgattcactttgttataaagcagaaacacaccactgtaaagcaattatactccaataaagacgttaaaaaaaatttttaaaaaaaagagtatatactcttggatatataccccaAGAGAAAACATACGCCCACACAGAAACTTGTATATGAAtggtcatagcagcattgttcctAAGagctaaaaactgaaaagaactcAAATcaccatcaactgatgaataaataaaatgtgctacAACCATACAATAGAatgttatttagccataaaaaggaatggagtactgatATATgatacaatatggatgaaccttgaaaacattatgctaaatgaaagaagccagacacaaaagactatgtATTCTATAATCCCACTCAGAAATGTTCAGAATAAGTAAATCCATAGACAGAGAGTGGATTAGTAGTTGCTTAGGAttggcagggaaggaggagagttGGGGgaaaatgggaagtgactgctattAAGCACACATGAGGTTTCTTCtggggggtaatgaaaatgttctaaaactgattatGGCAATAGTAGAACACACctatgaatgtactaaaaaccattcaattgtatactttaaatgggtgaattgtatggtaagtGAATCAGAGCTCAATAAAGctatcaaaattacaaagtaCTCAATGTCCCTCTCTACCTACCAGATGGATCAGCCTCTCTCAAGGTACTACACGACTTTAAGTAACGTTCTTGCCACCTTCTGAGGAGGAGTTAGCATCTGCAGAACATCCACCCTGCCCCAAAGTATATGTTCTGTGAGTGTACTACTGCAAACAATTTGGGGAAACCTACCAGGACAAGACTTTTAAAGAAAGTGTCTAAAAACAGCCTCCCCCTGACTCCTAGATTCTGCTGGCAGCACAGAACTTAGCACTCTAGGGACGGCAGGGAAGCCGTGAGTAAGCGCAGGAAGCTGGCCTGCAGACAGAACAATGACACAGAGCCAAGAGCAGTCCCCAAGAGACCTAGAAAGCTCCTTCAGTTCCTGGGAGTTCAGGTATGGTTGTAACTTCCCATCCAAGGGCTCTAAGATGAAATGCCCTTGTGTTCAAACTAACTCTCTTTTATGTGAGCTAACCTGAGGGACGTCTATTCCAACTAAAGTGTGTTGGCCAAATCGATACAGTAACTCATTCAGGCCTCAAGAACAGCCCTCTAGGGGCAAGTACTGAAATTccccttttacagaggaggaaacagcagGGTAGAGGTGAAGTGATTACACAGGCCTCCAGAGATCTAAGAACAAACACAGGGCCCTGATGCCACAATCCATGCCTCGGCCATGTGGCTGGGCTTATGCTCTTTAAGCTCCCTAAGCCTACGGCTACCCAAACCCTTCTGACTGACTACTATAAGAATGAATGTATTTGGAAATGGTATTTTTTGTGTGGGggtttttggggtttgtttggtttgtttgttcgtttgttttacCTGCACTGCTAGAGCTGAGAGGTTTCTTCGGTTTGTTCAGAGCTGGAGCAACAAGGGAGGGGGCCACCGCAGTTTCTTGACCTTGTCTGGCAGCTACAGGGTCATAGTCTTTCCCATCATAGTTTGCATCAAAAAACTTCTTGAACCACTGAACGAATTCAAAATTGTCCTGAAACTTTCCTTTTACTAATTTGTCCACAGGAATTATCTGCAGAGAAACAAAAGACTATTTAGCCCAAAGCAAGAAGAAGCTTCTGTCAAGCATCAAACATGTCCATCAAATCAGTATAAAGTTctgccaaaggagaaaaaaatattttagaggcAAGAACTAAGTGTTAAGTAAGCCCCTGGAAGTTTGTAGAGCAAGTTTCATTCAATTTGCCTTCCACAGAGAACTTAACAACAGCCAGTCCCCCTCCAAGTCCatcaaaagaaatcagaaatgcaaaagaaacaaGTATCATACATTAAGTCACATATACACATCCAAACACATCCTAAGATATGTCATTCCACTGTAAAGAGTAAAGCTCCCATGGAACTTGCACAGCCACGGTGCCTGTCACAAGGTATGAAATCCAGAGCACAAACTAACCACAGGCATCCACGATGAACTGtgctaaaaaaaattctgtattaaAAATAGGTCAACGTACGGAATCAGTCCCGGGATAGACTTCTACAAAATGGTATGTTTTTCAAGTAATTCCAGTCCTATTAAACATACTTCAAAGGACCTGTAAGTTTTTTATTGTACAAGAATACTGTGTTATCAGGTATTACTTCAAATGGTGGGACTGCTGGCCAGAGCTTAATTATCTTTTAACTCTTCAAGGATTCCAGTTACAATCTGAACTATACCCACCCATCtgagcaaataatttttaaaaaatttctctgtgTGATACTgaaacatttacaaataaaatgttatgtcTGTAACTCACTTCAAAATAATCCACGAGTACAGGGGGAGGGGTAGAGGTATACATGAAACAAAATTGGCCCTGAGTTGATAATCACTGAGGTACATGGGAGATCACTGCACTATTCTAACTTATATACTTCAAAAATTTTCcttattcaaaaaaataaattccataaaaagaaaaattactgcaTATAATAAGCTACACCTAGTTTAAACTATGCCTGATAACTAAATGATATTCTTCCAACacaaatgtgtattttatatattgtacagagacaaaactaaaataaaaataagactgatttcaaagtaaataaaaaccaGATACAGCAGTAAGATAATCAGGGGACGATTACAAGCTTTACTAAAAAAAATGCCCCCCCCCAAATGGCTTAAAGGATAAGCCCTTCTAATGGGGGGAAACTACTTAATTTTGCAATAATCTGTTATCTACCAAAACAAAGCTATTTACCCTAATGAAGCCTGGTGGTCTGTGTTTCTGGTAGCTTCAAATAACCTTGGGAGCAAAAGGGAACATTCCAGCACCTGCCAGCCATCTTCTTTGTACTTTACTATAAAAATCAAGTAGTTCTAGAATCTTCTCTATTAGAGCTACTTATTCTACCATATGGTATGCTTTACAGAAGTAAATTCAGAGATTAAACGAGTTAGACCTCAGACTAATAGAGAGtaaacagtaataaaattttttaaaaaaatcatgggtAGAGATTTACAGATTGATCTTTCAGACAGTTACCAATTTCATAATGAAGAAAGAAGACCGTAAGGGAACCGCGGGTAGGAGAGCAGAGGGAAACTTTGCTCCCAGTAAATTCTGTTAACTGGAGAAAAGATAACCATATaaattgggaaaagaaaaacaaaaatgtccaAAGTCATGGCCCAGAATCTGTATCCTTAGTAATTACCACTAGTTAAGAAACACcctaaatgaaagaataaagtttACTTACTTTGTCAACACCCATCCTCTTAAAACCTGCTTGTAGTATTTTGAAGTTCTGGATGTATTCGTGTTCTAGCTTAGCTTGGAATTTCACTTTCTTCAAGGCAATGGAGCCAGGGAACAGCATGTCCATAA
Protein-coding regions in this window:
- the MAPRE1 gene encoding microtubule-associated protein RP/EB family member 1, which gives rise to MAVNVYSTSVTSDNLSRHDMLAWINESLQLNLTKIEQLCSGAAYCQFMDMLFPGSIALKKVKFQAKLEHEYIQNFKILQAGFKRMGVDKIIPVDKLVKGKFQDNFEFVQWFKKFFDANYDGKDYDPVAARQGQETAVAPSLVAPALNKPKKPLSSSSAAPQRPIATHRTTATPKAGPGVVRKNPGVGNGDDEAAELMQQVNVLKLTVEDLEKERDFYFGKLRNIELICQENEGENNPVLQRIVDILYATDEGFVIPDEGGPQEEQEEY